One part of the Aspergillus luchuensis IFO 4308 DNA, chromosome 5, nearly complete sequence genome encodes these proteins:
- a CDS encoding repressor protein (COG:E;~EggNog:ENOG410PKBA;~InterPro:IPR001381,IPR006151,IPR027417,IPR036291, IPR013708,IPR013785,IPR031322;~PFAM:PF01202,PF08501,PF01487;~go_function: GO:0003824 - catalytic activity [Evidence IEA];~go_function: GO:0003855 - 3-dehydroquinate dehydratase activity [Evidence IEA];~go_function: GO:0004764 - shikimate 3-dehydrogenase (NADP+) activity [Evidence IEA];~go_process: GO:0055114 - oxidation-reduction process [Evidence IEA]) gives MHKISPVDKRRRFDPDASLVLVGIRGCGKRSLGFVAATALKRRFITEDHYFKEVTGHTRHEYLKRYGSQEFQQRDVEVLKSMLDNHRSRCVIECGLGSLTRPVQEHLRHYSATNPIVYIVRDMDRIQSLLGLEEQSVKLLAEGDPLHRTCSNFEFYNVEDHSSIASQTDEGSPDRRCVDYSFKLKEAKEDFTRFVRFVTGTDVGHTSYDSPFVLLETPPELRSFTHAIFVRSSDLAEGNVNVQELESGGDAIELCVDRWSTGLTATLSKQVALLRRNARTPIIISIDMSSTGIARGDLSATKVNTLYFTIVDHALRLAVEYLAVDLSQERSRVEEAIRTRGNTKIIGQRIFEPSAPETWESEECLSLYSEAEKLGCQLVRFLRVATSREDNAAVAKFTNKVHALPGEHPPVIAYNIGRLGRTSQVFNSILTSVTHPAIERSSDNERDPQITSRDAVQALFQSYVLDPLQFFILGGNVAYSLSPAMHNAAFRHCGMSHTYTIPDSPSLAIMDRLGRDSHFGGSSVVQPWRVQLSHKLAAKSRHVEAIGAINTIVPLRAGPDGSMYPLQEQASRRNQAGPVLGWYGENTDWVGIMNCINRNLSPRNAISPSKTTGLVIGAGGMARAAVYAMLRLGCRKIFIYNRTLSRAESVARHFNSWAASQVDSAEVVYVLKSLKDEWPEDACPPCMIASCVPADRDRDEPPANFEMPMQWLGSPTGGVVLEFAYKPLDTPLLRQMRRIRTETGRPWVLVDGLDNVVEQAIPQFELMTGRKAPRRLMFSEALHNYVGEEGHFDDKTIQARLDHVR, from the exons ATGCACAAAATATCCCCGGTAGATAAGCGCCGGAGATTCGATCCTGATGCCTCTCTGGTGCTTGTGGGCATCCGGGGGTGCGGAAAGCGGTCTCTGGGATTTGTCGCTGCCACTGCGTTGAAACGGCGGTTCATCACGGAAGACCACTATTTCAAAGAGGTGACCGGACATACCAGGCATGAGTATCTCAAGCGCTATGGGAGTCAGGAATTCCAGCAACGCGATGTCGAAGTCCTCAAGTCAATGCTTGACAACCACCGCTCCCGTTGTGTGATTGAATGCGGTCTCGGCAGTCTTACCCGTCCGGTTCAGGAGCACCTTCGTCACTATTCTGCTACCAATCCCATTGTATACATAGTTCGCGACATGGATCGCATTCAAAGCCTATTAGGTCTGGAGGAGCAATCAGTCAAGCTTCTTGCCGAGGGCGATCCTCTACACAGAACATGCTCGAATTTCGAGTTCTACAATGTTGAAGATCATTCCAGTATCGCTTCCCAGACGGATGAGGGATCGCCGGACCGACGTTGCGTCGATTATTCCTTCAAGTTGAAAGAAGCGAAAGAGGACTTCACGCGCTTCGTGCGTTTCGTGACTGGCACCGATGTAGGGCACACCAGTTATGACTCGCCTTTCGTCCTGCTTGAGACTCCCCCGGAACTCCGGTCCTTCACCCATGCCATTTTTGTTCGATCTTCCGACCTGGCAGAAGGCAATGTCAACGTACAGGAGCTTGAGTCAGGAGGTGATGCCATTGAGCTGTGTGTTGACCGCTGGAGCACGGGATTGACCGCAACTCTCAGCAAGCAGGTTGCTCTACTCCGGAGGAATGCTCGTACACCCATTATAATCTCTATAGATATGTCCTCCACAGGCATTGCGAGAGGTGATCTGTCTGCTACAAAGGTGAACACTTTATACTTCACTATTGTGGACCATGCTCTACGGCTGGCGGTTGAGTATTTGGCCGTGGACTTGAGCCAGGAACGGTCTCGAGTGGAGGAGGCAATCCGTACCAGAGGCAACACAAAGATTATTGGTCAACGCATCTTCGAACCTTCTGCGCCAGAGACTTGGGAGAGCGAAGAATGCCTTTCCCTCTATTCTGAAGCCGAGAAGCTGGGGTGTCAGCTCGTTCGCTTTCTTCGAGTGGCTACGTCGCGTGAGGATAATGCAGCGGTTGCTAAATTCACAAACAAGGTTCATGCGCTGCCTGGCGAACATCCACCCGTTATCGCATACAACATTGGCCGTCTTGGCCGCACCTCGCAAGTGTTCAATTCTATCCTCACATCGGTAACTCACCCAGCAATCGAAAGGTCCTCCGACAACGAGCGAGACCCGCAGATTACTTCTCGTGATGCAGTTCAGGCCTTGTTCCAAAGTTACGTCCTGGACCCGCTCcagttcttcatcctcggagGTAATGTCGCATACAGTCTGTCCCCTGCAATGCACAACGCTGCTTTCCGCCACTGTGGCATGAGCCATACCTATACCATACCGGACTCGCCCTCGCTTGCTATCATGGATCGGTTGGGCAGGGATTCACATTTTGGAGGGTCAAGTGTGGTTCAGCCTTGGAGAGTACAACTATCACATAAGCTCGCGGCGAAAAGCCGCCATGTGGAGGCAATTGGTGCGATCAATACGATTGTACCCCTGCGCGCCGGCCCTGATGGATCCATGTATCCTCTACAAGAGCAGGCGAGTCGGCGTAACCAGGCTGGACCTGTGCTAGGGTGGTACGGTGAGAATACGGATTGGGTTGGCATTATGAACTGCATCAACCGCAACCTCTCTCCACGCAATGCCATCAGCCCATCGAAGACTACTGGGCTGGTGATAGGAGCGGGCGGTATGGCCCGCGCCGCTGTCTATGCTATGCTGCGGCTCGGATGTCGTAAGATCTTCATCTACAACAGAACTTTGTCACGAGCGGAAAGTGTCGCTCGCCATTTCAACTCATGGGCAGCCTCACAAGTGGACTCGGCGGAAGTTGTGTATGTGCTCAAGTCATTGAAGGATGAATGGCCTGAGGATGCCTGTCCGCCTTGCATGATCGCATCTTGTGTGCCTGCGGACCGCGACCGCGATGAACCGCCAGCCAACTTTGAAATGCCTATGCAATGGCTGGGAAGCCCCACTGGCGGCGTAGTCCTTGAG TTCGCTTACAAGCCACTGGACACTCCATTGCTGCGCCAGATGCGTCGTATTCGGACTGAAACCGGGCGCCCTTGGGTATTAGTTGATGGGCTGGACAATGTGGTCGAGCAAGCGATACCCCAGTTTGAGCTCATGACGGGACGAAAGGCACCCCGTCGCTTGATGTTTTCAGAAGCCCTTCACAACTAtgttggcgaagaaggtCACTTCGATGACAAGACGATCCAAGCCAGGCTTGATCATGTTCGGTAA
- a CDS encoding putative C6 transcription factor (COG:K;~EggNog:ENOG410PMIY;~InterPro:IPR036864,IPR007219,IPR001138;~PFAM:PF00172,PF04082;~go_function: GO:0000981 - DNA-binding transcription factor activity, RNA polymerase II-specific [Evidence IEA];~go_function: GO:0003677 - DNA binding [Evidence IEA];~go_function: GO:0008270 - zinc ion binding [Evidence IEA];~go_process: GO:0006351 - transcription, DNA-templated [Evidence IEA];~go_process: GO:0006355 - regulation of transcription, DNA-templated [Evidence IEA]), with the protein MDEGSDSKAPRRKRVSRACDRCRSKKDKCDGLRPACSACQASGQTCSYDPHAKKRGLPEGYVRGLEKLWALSICNIDGFEDTMLTLLGTTAESAGRRQKLMSLWTDDGASETLHESWKTSRLYGALEKMLSNSEPVTESSGKRSREDHDDGTGREWGFRIDRSSTPLAHDAPRVVEPSTSPHAKRPRLAAPTDSRITSYTASATNALQLPPQTSQLLDVYFAVTHSWFPIVAKHNILRASYLYASAPLSVAKMAPGSGDHAALWALLSYTISQSRVNPQDGALEALSKTKEYYSVARSLIPSETERFELGHVQALLLLTLVNIGLEDWTAAWLLSGQAVRMAISMDLGAFMDVRRSDELRQGKAVFLGCFVIDSLLSFRLSRRPCMHPRDLTMVGLLEEDGLEEWNSWSDVLPPTGAGQGKSPPRRGPLLALSCFNRLVELAGVLNKIARDSTAGPNAPLFAQQLVMELKQWDDRLPLGCRLIGPESIYPERHSALLPHQSYLGLTYVATLLWLYLRIAPQELGLHRSQRPAIEGAKKLLYRALPMVSQHLDNFQVCGLPPIFELSLRTIAEQAFTLRNKIESDMFPFGRWTEALLQRTTELSSTWPVYRSLSASIDHWYRSKDLPGTPALSYQPPEAGSAPGMASGITSTTLPPGPMATSAAGYPNIMGEPTMNPHMRRTAPGMGDSDYTSAIMGITIPVDGQYMTPKDPTVENPDLSMMDVSFQQTLDGRTANMDKSEPAAALNAALPRGPRPHPSTPDSGVSSSMMSVTGPGVIHERSVPSGDRSSDTTERIGSTGDIDAIFKDLAYLDTTEWANNREAALKDFGFIDESTFQAFCHDPDRLAGTQPLVHPPSIADIWPPPGFFPETFRDTTEDVMEG; encoded by the exons ATGGACGAGGGTTCCGATTCTAAAGCCCCTCGACGGAAGAGGGTGTCGAGAGCCTGTGATCGCTGTCGAAGTAAAAAG GACAAGTGCGATGGACTACGTCCCGCTTGTTCGGCCTGCCAGGCTTCAGGCCAGACCTGCTCATATGATCCCCATGCAAAGAAGCGCGGGTTACCAGAGGGCTATGTTCGTGGCCTGGAGAAGCTCTGGGCCTTGTCCATCTGCAATATCGATGGCTTCGAAGACACAATGCTAACTCTACTGGGGACCACCGCCGAATCAGCTGGTCGGAGACAGAAGCTCATGTCCTTATGGACGGATGATGGCGCGTCAGAGACACTGCATGAATCTTGGAAAACCAGTCGCCTATATGGGGCGCTCGAGAAGATGCTGTCTAACTCTGAGCCTGTCACGGAGAGCTCAGGAAAGCGCTCTCGGGAAGACCATGATGACGGCACCGGACGTGAATGGGGATTCCGCATCGACCGTAGTTCGACTCCTCTCGCTCATGATGCTCCGCGTGTTGTTGAGCCTTCCACCTCTCCCCATGCTAAAAGGCCCCGGCTGGCCGCTCCCACAGACAGCAGAATCACGTCGTATACCGCCAGCGCTACGAATGCCCTACAATTACCCCCGCAGACTTCGCAGTTGTTGGACGTCTATTTCGCAGTCACTCACTCATGGTTCCCAATCGTCGCAAAACACAACATTTTACGAGCATCGTACCTGTATGCAAGCGCGCCGCTATCTGTCGCAAAAATGGCCCCAGGTTCGGGCGACCACGCCGCATTGTGGGCCCTGCTCAGTTATACCATTTCGCAATCTCGGGTTAACCCGCAGGACGGGGCGTTGGAAGCGCTTTCGAAAACCAAGGAGTATTACTCGGTAGCTCGAAGCTTGATTCCTTCTGAAACGGAGCGGTTCGAGCTTGGACATGTGCAGgcactgttgctgctgacgtTGGTGAACATCGGCCTGGAGGACTGGACTGCTGCCTGGCTGTTGAGTGGCCAGGCTGTTCGCATGGCCATTTCGATGGACCTTGGAGCCTTCATGGACGTCCGACGATCGGACGAGTTGAGGCAAGGCAAGGCGGTTTTCCTTGGGTGTTTCGTGATTGACTCGTTGCTTTCGTTCCGTTTGTCGAGGAGACCGTGCATGCATCCTCGTGATCTCACCATGGTCGGGCtgttggaagaagatggcttgGAAGAGTGGAACTCATGGTCGGATGTCTTGCCACCTACGGGGGCTGGACAAGGAAAGAGCCCTCCTCGACGGGGTCCGCTGCTCGCTCTAAGCTGCTTCAATCGACTAGTCGAATTAGCCGGTGTACTGAATAAGATTGCTCGCGACTCCACGGCTGGACCAAACGCACCCTTATTTGCACAACAACTAGTCATGGAGCTTAAGCAATGGGAtgatcgtcttcctcttggATGTCGCTTGATTGGCCCAGAAAGTATCTATCCGGAACGACACTCAGCCTTGCTCCCGCACCAGAGCTACCTTGGCCTGACATATGTGGCTACGCTTCTGTGGCTTTATCTGCGCATTGCGCCTCAGGAGCTTGGGCTGCATCGCTCCCAACGGCCGGCTATCGAAGGAGCCAAGAAACTCCTTTATAGAGCTCTTCCAATGGTGTCCCAGCACCTTGATAACTTTCAGGTTTGCGGTTTGCCGCCGATATTCGAGCTTTCTTTGCGCACTATCGCCGAACAAGCGTTCACTCTGCGCAATAAAATCGAATCCGACATGTTCCCTTTTGGACGGTGGACTGAAGCGCTCCTTCAGCGAACCACGGAGCTTAGTTCAACTTGGCCAGTGTATCGCTCATTGTCTGCTTCCATCGATCACTGGTACCGTTCTAAAGATCTCCCCGGAACCCCTGCTCTATCCTATCAGCCACCAGAGGCAGGATCAGCACCCGGAATGGCTAGCGGTATAACCAGTACTACACTACCCCCTGGGCCTATGGCAACATCGGCGGCAGGGTATCCGAACATAATGGGCGAGCCTACGATGAACCCTCACATGAGAAGGACTGCACCTGGAATGGGGGATTCCGATTATACATCTGCCATTATGGGCATCACTATCCCTGTGGACGGACAGTACATGACGCCAAAAGATCCCACGGTGGAAAATCCTGATCTATCCATGATGGACGTGTCCTTCCAGCAAACCTTGGACGGGCGAACGGCAAACATGGACAAGTCcgagcctgctgctgctctgaaTGCAGCATTACCGCGGGGCCCGCGCCCCCATCCGTCTACACCCGACTCTGGCGTGTCGAGTTCGATGATGTCGGTCACCGGCCCGGGCGTTATACACGAACGTTCTGTACCTTCCGGGGATAGGAGCTCGGATACGACAGAGCGTATCGGGTCAACCGGCGACATTGACGCCATCTTCAAGGATCTTGCATATCTCGACACCACAGAGTGGGCTAACAATCGCGAGGCTGCGCTGAAGGATTTTGGATTTATTGACGAGAGTACATTCCAAGCTTTCTGCCATGACCCAGACCGACTCGCTGGGACTCAGCCGTTGGTACATCCCCCGTCGATTGCCGACATTTGGCCGCCACCGGGCTTTTTCCCGGAGACGTTTCGTGACACTACGGAAGATGTGATGGAGGGTTGA
- a CDS encoding protein phosphatase regulator REG1 (COG:S;~EggNog:ENOG410PJF1;~InterPro:IPR013860;~PFAM:PF08550), with product MTAILSASNEGRSRFSPDPLRSPITQTYFLEEPNVATAKFNLPAYHRKDRSDAVVSSPPRSASPSPDFTITAVENLPPTPATLSSLSLMSEDHDDDELVLPSYDSSQFAQKEPEALSDVSVDSSADFPRLTQAPAADDSTIEDEPSRHVDYLSHEWRQEDIWASWRYVVARRNIYENGTRLENASWRTWAKLKLNLGTVSPEALNWLKDCDVTWLYGPLKTCNKREKAFNGSPPPSRLETPTLYPDRKPILKKRTASETILQRSLSQHTLLQHAGAILKAQEAEINRNRPPLQRASSEFGHMLSKSSTTPVGGTAKGTATNTSTSATPSERRHIHFNNEVVQCIAVEAKEEDDGWPAHFGDESSEDGIVMMKHIHSDSSLSDKGTPCGSVTGDNKTIAPLPSTTLKYRWDASDHADDPPDCRGDACGNGQTTSDSPASSMMGRWSSYFLNSTSPTSSGAEKSTRKNARSGRNNTPSANFLLDEEENDVEFDWEPSRNSYGLGSLSRPWFVNPEDDEELEYYFHSMSPGGTTPNEDDEPLSASIFDRVADTVNTAKDIAHVIWNVGWRR from the exons ATGACGGCCATACTTTCCGCCTCGAACGAGGGGCGATCACGCTTCTCTCCGGACCCTTTGCGAAGTCCAATCACCCAAACCTACTTCCTCGAAGAGCCCAATGTCGCCACAGCCAAATTTAATCTGCCCGCATATCATCGCAAGGATCGTTCTGATGCTGTGGTGTCCTCCCCGCCGCGGTCAGCGTCTCCATCCCCGGATTTCACTATTACAGCTGTGGAGAATCTCCCTCCCACGCCTGCGACTCTGAGCAGTCTATCTCTTATGAGTGAGgaccatgatgatgacgagttGGTCCTGCCGTCGTACGATTCCAGCCAATTCGCCCAGAAGGAGCCTGAAGCCCTCAGTGATGTGTCTGTGGACTCCTCGGCGGACTTCCCACGCCTGACGCAGGCACCGGCTGCTGATGATAGTACAATTGAGGATGAGCCATCGAGGCACGTGGATTATCTATCTCATGAATGGAGACAGGAGGATATTTGGGCGTCGTGGCGTTACGTCGTCGCCCGGAGGAACATATATGAAAATGGGACAAGGCTAGAGAATGCCTCGTGGAGGACGTGGGCCAAGCTGAAACTCAATCTGGGTACAGTATCGCCAGAAGCCCTCAACTG GCTGAAGGACTGCGATGTGACGTGGTTGTACGGACCCTTAAAGACGTGCAATAAGCGGGAGAAAGCATTCAATggctctcctcctcccagccgCTTGGAGACACCGACCTTGTACCCGGATAGGAAACCAATATTGAAAAAGAGAACGGCTTCTGAGACTATCTTGCAGCGTTCTCTGTCCCAGCACACGCTCTTGCAACATGCGGGAGCCATTTTGAAAGCACAGGAGGCCGAGATCAACCGTAACCGTCCCCCATTACAGAGGGCCTCCTCGGAGTTTGGACATATGCTTAGCAAGTCGTCCACCACTCCCGTGGGGGGTACTGCTAAGGGTACCGCCACCAATACGTCAACGTCGGCCACCCCTAGCGAACGACGGCATATTCACTTCAACAACGAGGTGGTGCAATGTATTGCTGTTGAGgcgaaagaggaagacgatggatGGCCTGCTCATTTCGGGGATGAGTCATCAGAGGATGGTATCGTCATGATGAAACACATTCATTCTGACTCGTCGCTCAGCGACAAAGGTACGCCTTGTGGTAGCGTTACTGGTGACAACAAAACCATTGCCCCGCTTCCTTCTACAACACTCAAGTACCGGTGGGATGCTTCGGACCATGCGGATGATCCGCCAGATTGCCGAGGGGATGCCTGTGGGAACGGACAAACCACATCAGATTCACCAGCATCTTCAATGATGGGTCGGTGGTCCAGCTACTTCTTGAATTCTACGTCGCCTACTTCGTCTGGAGCCGAGAAGTCGACGCGGAAAAACGCACGATCTGGCAGGAATAACACGCCATCTGCTAATTTCCTtctcgacgaagaagagaatgatgtGGAATTCGACTGGGAGCCAAGCCGCAACTCATATGGCCTAGGAAGTCTAAGCCGTCCCTGGTTTGTGAatccagaagatgatgaggagctcGAATACTACTTCCATTCGATGTCTCCGGGAGGAACGACACCcaacgaagacgacgaaCCATTGAGTGCAAGCATTTTTGACCGTGTGGCAGACACCGTAAACACAGCCAAGGACATTGCACATGTGATATGGAACGTCGGCTGGAGGCGGTGA
- the tma22 gene encoding putative RNA binding protein Tma22 (BUSCO:EOG092652NQ;~COG:J;~EggNog:ENOG410PNU3;~InterPro:IPR001950,IPR036877;~PFAM:PF01253;~go_function: GO:0003743 - translation initiation factor activity [Evidence IEA];~go_process: GO:0006413 - translational initiation [Evidence IEA]) — MAEVAQSVPAESQAKHVVYCGVCTLPPEYCEFGGTAKKCEDWLKEAHPDMYQSLYSEEALNSNLATLSVSARERAAKDAAKKEAKAAAAEARDAERKAASKVQIKRVERNKRKHVTVITGLDIYGLENKKIAKDLGKKFATGSSMTRSAGGTEEITVQGDVSEDVKEWLLEVYGKEIPEANIELIEDKKKKKAAEAP; from the exons ATGGCCGAAGTCGCCCAATCGGTTCCTGCTGAATCGCAGGCTAAGCATGTTGTTTACTGTGGAG TTTGCACATTGCCTCCGGAG TACTGTGAATTCGGCGGCACGGCCAAGAAATGCGAGGACTGGTTGAAGGAAGCCCATCCGGACATGTACCAGTCGTTATATTCTGAGG AAGCCCTCAACTCCAACCTCGCTACATTGTCGGTATCGGCTCGGGAGCGCGCAGCTAAGGAtgcggcgaagaaggaggccaaggctgctgcggctgaggCGCGCGATGCTGAGCGGAAGGCGGCGTCCAAGGTACAGATTAAGCGGGTTGAGCGGAACAAGCGGAAACATGTGACCGTTATCACGGGCTTGGATATTTATGGGTTGGAGAATAAGAAGATCGCTAAGGACCTGGGCAAGAAGTTTGCTACTGGTTCTTCGATGACTAGGTCTGCTGGTGGAACTGAGGAGATTACCGTGCAGGGTGATGTGAGTGAGGATGTTAAGGAATGGCTGCTCGAGGTGTACGGGAAGGAGATCCCGGAGGCCAATATTGAGCTCATCgaggataagaagaagaagaaggcggccGAAGCGCCCTGA
- a CDS encoding uncharacterized protein (COG:S;~EggNog:ENOG410PPC7;~TransMembrane:1 (i335-356o)) has protein sequence MVSQPSKQLSASYPPAHGSGAAGSQKPAPPPPSLQPSSATSDYSGSLQLGQNHHGREVSQPPGLTGEKHHHQLLTFDAPRPDRLKSKSRSKHKHKHSKSGDFRFPRRMNNLASSAGSRGLLPTWSGSKEKDNDTDDGLLRPITQETTWSRWSSDSTAALGSGSRKGSLLDVIDPSNKLGPIRRQEIRSMEDLEQVKSKRKQGEEYLRSALSMIGTLATDITRRLDYTYYNLLEKIAALNSTIASFQELSSSTSALFDDFQRETSGLDKEIRKQMGELKEFQPQLERIKTLEDRMKTGRQRAEGLNSRLEAMRHEIDRWDKKELEWQSRVNRRLRIFWTVVVAGALAVLLAVAIQNWPTTTSPDPSGLPSQALFLTNSSHALPPENGHEAVSDSPREAWPRSLRNLPSRHHNRPSGGSVPVVATATRDDTNVRTTHPDPLTIFDEL, from the exons ATGGTTTCCCAACCGTCCAAACAGCTGTCCGCGTCTTACCCACCGGCCCATGGCTCTGGAGCCGCCGGAAGCCAGaaaccagcaccaccaccacccagctTGCAGCCCTCCAGTGCCACCAGCGACTATAGCGGAAGTCTTCAACTCGGCCAGAATCACCATGGTCGCGAAGTATCTCAACCTCCCGGTCTGACTGGAGAGaagcatcaccatcaacttCTAACCTTCGACGCTCCCCGACCAGATCGCCTTAAGTCTAAATCCCGTTCgaagcacaagcacaagcacagTAAATCCGGCGACTTTCGTTTTCCCCGAAGAATGAACAACCTCGCCTCGTCCGCTGGTTCTCGAGGTCTTCTGCCAACATGGTCTGGTAGCAAGGAAAAGGATAACGATACCGACGATGGTTTGCTTAGACCCATAACGCAGGAGACAACCTGGTCGCGCTGGAGCTCGGATTCCACCGCAGCCTTGGGTAGTGGGAGCCGAAAGGGCAGTTTACTTGATGTCATTGACCCGAGCAACAAACTTGGTCCCATCAGGCGTCAAGAGATACGCTCGATGGAAGACCTGGAGCAAGTAAAGAGTAAGAGAAAACAAGGGGAGGA ATACTTACGGTCTGCCCTGTCAATGATCGGGACCCTTGCAACGGATATCACCCGTAGACTGGATTATACGTACTATAAccttctggagaagattgCCGCATTGAATTCGACCATCGCATCATTCCAGGAGCTTTCTAGTTCTACTTCTGCCCTTTTTGACGACTTCCAGCGGGAGACATCGGGCTTGGATAAGGAAATCCGGAAACAGATGGGGGAATTGAAAGAGTTTCAACCCCAATTAGAGAGGATTAAGACATTGGAAGATCGCATGAAGACGGGGCGACAGAGGGCCGAGGGGCTTAACAGTCGACTCGAGGCAATGCGCCATGAAATTGATCGTTGGGACAAGAAAGAACTAGAATGGCAGTCACGAGTTAATCGGCGCCTTCGGATCTTCTGGACTGTGGTGGTAGCTGGCGCGCTCGCAGTTCTTCTCGCTGTTGCGATACAAAATTGGCCGACTACGACGAGTCCAGACCCTTCTGGATTACCTTCGCAAGCATTGTTTCTAACAAACTCGTCGCATGCTCTACCACCAGAGAATGGCCATGAAGCAGTCTCAGATAGCCCGAGGGAAGCATGGCCACGATCTCTGCGGAATCTCCCTTCTCGTCATCATAATCGGCCCTCTGGGGGATCAGTTCCCGTCGTAGCCACGGCTACTAGAGATGATACTAATGTCAGGACTACTCATCCAGACCCACTGACAATATTTGACGAGCTATGA
- a CDS encoding CGR1 family protein (COG:J;~EggNog:ENOG410PQQG;~InterPro:IPR005579;~PFAM:PF03879) yields MSSAPSAAAPIKGMRKNGKNWHDTKKPFRPTSGMTSYAKRLEARKHHEAVKEHEKELKEEKEAERQAHIQRIKDRRAAKEEKERYEKMAEKMHRKRVERLKRREKRNKLLNS; encoded by the exons ATGTCTTCCGCACCTTCAGCTGCTGCCCCCATTAAGGGCATGCGGAAAAATG GAAAAAACTGGCATGATACCAAGAAGCCGTTCCGCCCTACTTCGGGCATGACCTCCTACGCTAAGCGACTGGAAGCACGCAAGCACCATGAAGCCGTGAAGGAACACGAGAAAGagttgaaggaagaaaaggaggcaGAGAGACAG GCGCATATCCAAAGAATCAAGGATCGTCGAGCCGctaaggaggagaaggaacgtTATGAGAAGATGGCCGAGAAAATGCACCGCAAGCGAGTCGAGCGCCTGAAGCGCCGCGAAAAGCGCAACAAGTTGCTGAACTCTTGA